The following are encoded in a window of Nibricoccus aquaticus genomic DNA:
- a CDS encoding REP-associated tyrosine transposase: MQPPRGFESLRSHRWSSRYSSYFLTLCTADRAVGLTSNPVAAAIRQQVDACAHDGHWRPRATVIMPDHTHLLIELTGALPLGRVVARLKTKTRSALIAAGLRWQGNYYEHRLRDGDEVGTVLQYIFLNPYRAGLVPTTEIYPHFWLHEDDARRFRPTLDDDRPFPEWLA; encoded by the coding sequence GTGCAACCGCCCCGAGGGTTTGAGTCGCTCCGTAGCCATCGATGGTCATCGCGCTATTCGAGCTACTTTCTAACACTCTGCACAGCTGATCGCGCCGTCGGACTCACATCAAACCCGGTCGCCGCCGCGATTCGCCAGCAAGTCGATGCATGTGCCCACGACGGCCATTGGCGCCCCCGCGCCACAGTCATCATGCCCGACCACACGCACCTCCTCATCGAACTCACAGGCGCTCTCCCACTCGGCCGCGTCGTAGCGAGGCTCAAAACCAAAACTCGGTCTGCTCTCATCGCCGCCGGTCTCCGCTGGCAGGGAAATTACTACGAACATCGACTCCGCGATGGCGATGAGGTCGGGACCGTCCTGCAGTATATTTTCCTGAACCCCTACCGCGCTGGCCTCGTTCCAACGACTGAAATCTACCCGCATTTCTGGCTGCACGAAGACGACGCCCGACGATTCCGCCCCACGCTCGACGACGACCGCCCATTCCCCGAATGGCTCGCATAA
- a CDS encoding PfkB family carbohydrate kinase, translating to MSAPTTPHIYTLTGNLLAERTQDFAAWSPGKTHRATSQSFQVGGKGINVSKMLNRLGTPNTALCFPGGASGAECLAWLRYHNFNLHAFPTQKATRTGLVIRAPGQPETTFLGPDSPPDSIALQACADYLDALPDNSVLALCGSFPGLDTPDAAPLRTALERLIPRAIICADTYGAPLTWLVERPVSLIKINRDEFDLLFPPAERSTPVLARLATARTRWPVQRWIITEGPGEVCFIENTPSSTASTPSSLRPPPIAEISPTGSGDVLFACVLHALLIKKFILADAVAFALPFASANAASPGIADFPMNQVPQSRSLPTP from the coding sequence ATGAGCGCCCCCACGACACCTCACATCTACACGCTCACCGGCAACCTCCTCGCCGAGCGCACCCAAGACTTCGCCGCCTGGTCCCCCGGCAAAACCCACCGCGCCACGTCCCAATCATTCCAAGTCGGCGGCAAAGGCATCAACGTCTCAAAGATGCTCAATCGTCTCGGCACGCCAAATACCGCCCTCTGCTTCCCCGGCGGCGCCTCCGGAGCCGAATGCCTCGCCTGGCTGCGCTATCACAACTTCAATCTCCACGCCTTCCCCACGCAAAAAGCCACCCGCACCGGCCTCGTCATCCGCGCGCCCGGCCAGCCCGAAACCACCTTCCTCGGCCCCGACTCCCCACCCGACTCCATCGCCCTCCAGGCCTGCGCCGACTACCTCGACGCCCTGCCCGACAACTCCGTCCTCGCCCTCTGCGGAAGTTTCCCCGGCCTGGATACTCCCGACGCCGCCCCACTCCGCACCGCCCTCGAACGACTCATCCCTCGCGCCATCATCTGCGCCGACACCTACGGCGCTCCCCTCACCTGGCTCGTCGAACGCCCCGTCAGCCTCATCAAAATCAACCGCGATGAATTCGACCTTCTCTTCCCCCCCGCCGAACGATCTACCCCCGTGCTCGCCCGCCTCGCCACCGCCCGCACCCGCTGGCCCGTTCAGCGCTGGATCATCACCGAAGGTCCCGGCGAAGTCTGCTTCATCGAAAACACTCCGTCTTCCACCGCCTCCACACCGTCGTCCCTCCGCCCACCACCCATCGCCGAAATCTCCCCCACCGGCTCCGGCGATGTCCTCTTCGCCTGCGTCCTCCACGCTCTGTTAATAAAAAAATTCATCCTCGCCGACGCCGTCGCCTTCGCGCTTCCCTTCGCCTCCGCCAACGCCGCCAGCCCGGGAATCGCGGACTTCCCTATGAACCAAGTTCCTCAATCGAGGTCACTTCCCACACCATGA
- a CDS encoding metallophosphoesterase, translating to MTPPRHQISPGIHLDSRRALFIESLRILVVADLHWGYVESHRARGNLLPHWGDAEIASQLRSLIADYQPREMIWLGDSLNAPTGRTAAEKFLTDLSTPTGPDIFILAGNHDHRWSRANLRELQRPGFFFHHGDDTKLKAPADTLEIIGHHHPAVSLYDGAGTRLKLPALVASSSRLILPAFSPWSAGTNWLNYVEPKEFLWAIAPSRIFAVKPEHHGILRGRP from the coding sequence GTGACGCCACCTCGCCACCAAATCTCCCCCGGCATCCACCTCGATTCCCGCCGCGCCCTCTTCATCGAGTCCCTCCGCATCCTCGTCGTCGCCGACCTCCACTGGGGCTACGTCGAATCCCACCGCGCCCGCGGCAACCTCCTCCCCCACTGGGGCGACGCCGAGATCGCCTCCCAACTCCGCTCCCTCATCGCCGACTACCAACCGCGCGAAATGATCTGGCTCGGCGACTCCCTCAACGCCCCCACCGGCCGCACCGCCGCCGAAAAATTCCTCACGGACTTATCCACGCCCACCGGCCCCGACATCTTCATCCTCGCCGGCAACCACGACCACCGCTGGTCCCGCGCCAATCTCCGCGAACTCCAGCGCCCCGGCTTCTTCTTCCACCACGGCGACGACACCAAACTCAAAGCCCCCGCCGACACCCTCGAAATCATCGGCCACCACCACCCCGCCGTCTCGCTCTATGACGGAGCAGGCACGCGCCTGAAACTTCCCGCCCTCGTCGCTTCCTCAAGCCGTCTCATTCTACCCGCCTTCTCCCCGTGGTCCGCCGGCACCAATTGGCTCAACTACGTGGAACCCAAAGAATTCCTCTGGGCAATTGCACCTTCCCGGATTTTCGCAGTCAAACCCGAGCACCACGGAATCCTCCGCGGTCGTCCATGA
- a CDS encoding DNA-3-methyladenine glycosylase — MPEILQAKVFQRVNTVAVARGLIGRVLVRRREDGSVTRHVITETEAYCGEEDLACHARAGRTARTEVMYRAGGVWYVYLCYGIHEMLNLVTGPEDFPAAVLIRGVADAKGPGRLTKRLEIGRALNGLAATEESGLWIEEGQRVPGNRIQATPRVGVDFAGAEWAGKPWRFVLKPTEVKEVKKT; from the coding sequence ATGCCGGAAATCCTCCAAGCGAAAGTCTTTCAGCGCGTAAACACGGTGGCGGTGGCGCGCGGGTTGATCGGACGAGTGCTCGTGCGGCGGCGGGAGGATGGGAGCGTAACGCGGCATGTGATCACGGAGACGGAGGCGTACTGCGGCGAAGAGGATCTGGCGTGTCACGCGCGGGCGGGGCGGACGGCGCGGACGGAGGTGATGTATCGCGCGGGCGGCGTGTGGTACGTGTACCTGTGTTATGGGATTCACGAGATGTTGAATCTCGTGACGGGGCCGGAGGATTTTCCGGCGGCGGTGCTGATCCGTGGCGTGGCGGATGCGAAGGGGCCGGGCCGGTTGACGAAGCGGCTGGAGATCGGGCGGGCGCTCAACGGGCTGGCGGCGACGGAGGAAAGCGGGCTGTGGATCGAGGAGGGCCAGCGTGTGCCGGGAAATCGAATACAGGCGACGCCGCGCGTGGGTGTGGATTTCGCGGGGGCGGAGTGGGCGGGGAAACCTTGGCGGTTTGTTTTGAAACCGACGGAAGTGAAGGAGGTGAAGAAGACTTAA
- a CDS encoding ATP-dependent DNA ligase encodes MSSWDVQFRNGIYLPQIDWWLDAHHPVERSFVSHAHFDHLAPHKEILCSEGTARLMRARMNTERREHVIPFGHTEPLTPDTTVTLHPAGHIYGSAQSLLAHADHGTLLYTGDFKLRRGLSAEPCATPHADVLIMETTFGRPQYVFPPTEKILADIAAFCRAALEDNETPVLFGYSLGKSQELLSGLAAAKLPVMLHPQTHKLTQIYEELGLTFPPYCEFSAAELSGHVVICPPQAAQSPFLKKIRARRTAMITGWALDPGAIFRYQCDAAFPLSDHADFPDLLRFVELVAPKRVLTLHGFSSDFARTLRDRGIEAWAINQDNQLEMPLAVSAPITNYELQTPSDSPSIPSPDLRETTPSDIPSDLPTTRYPLLATSPSDLTSFATTADRIRAIPSKLEKIALLRDYLVSLPSEEDAALAAVFFTGRPFPQSDPRTLNIGWSLLRRAILEVTRLNVADFKQTYLRYSDSGDTAEALLTGRTTPEPFTLSETADFFAALAAARGPAAKLDLFQTRLARLTPAAAKYLIKIITTDLRIGLKEGLVEEAIAAATSRPLESVREANMLSGDLAQVVRAARRDELASISLRIFHPLQFMLASPEPTAEAILERLTPPVWLEEKYDGIRCQLHKQGPCVELFSRDLHNITAQFPDLARAAASLPADVILDGELLAWRDGRALPFAELQKRLGRKGGDDFFLGQEIPISFSTYDLLWLNGNSLLKSPLQDRRTALESILNSSFLIHNSALYLAPVKPAQTAGEIDAAFLASRQRGNEGLMAKDPQSPYTPGRRGLAWLKLKKAYATLDVVVTGVEYGHGKRRGVLSDYTFAIRDDATGALLTVGKAYSGLTDAEIAQYTEHFLANTLEEHGRFRTVTPDVILEVAFDSIQESKRHPSGYALRFPRIARIRTDKTLADIDTLETCRRLAGPNAFAPTKTV; translated from the coding sequence ATGTCCTCTTGGGATGTTCAATTTCGCAACGGGATCTACCTCCCGCAAATCGACTGGTGGCTCGACGCCCACCACCCCGTCGAGCGCTCCTTCGTTTCCCACGCGCACTTCGATCACCTCGCGCCGCACAAAGAAATTCTCTGCTCCGAAGGCACCGCCCGCCTCATGCGCGCCCGCATGAACACCGAACGCCGCGAACACGTCATCCCTTTCGGCCACACCGAACCACTCACGCCCGACACTACCGTCACGCTGCATCCCGCCGGCCACATCTACGGCTCCGCCCAAAGCCTCCTCGCGCACGCCGACCACGGCACGCTCCTGTACACCGGCGACTTCAAACTCCGCCGCGGCCTCTCCGCCGAACCCTGCGCCACCCCGCACGCCGACGTCCTCATCATGGAGACCACCTTCGGCCGCCCGCAGTACGTCTTCCCGCCCACCGAAAAAATCCTCGCCGACATCGCCGCCTTTTGCCGCGCCGCCCTCGAAGACAATGAAACGCCCGTACTTTTCGGATACAGCCTCGGCAAATCCCAGGAACTCCTCAGCGGCCTCGCCGCCGCGAAACTCCCGGTGATGCTCCACCCGCAAACCCACAAGCTCACCCAGATCTACGAAGAGCTCGGTCTCACCTTCCCGCCCTACTGCGAATTCTCCGCCGCCGAACTCTCCGGCCACGTCGTCATCTGCCCGCCCCAGGCCGCGCAGTCTCCCTTCCTCAAAAAAATCCGCGCCCGCCGCACCGCCATGATCACCGGCTGGGCCCTCGATCCCGGCGCGATCTTCCGCTACCAATGCGACGCCGCCTTCCCGCTCTCCGATCACGCCGACTTCCCAGACCTACTCCGCTTCGTCGAACTCGTCGCCCCCAAACGCGTCCTCACCCTCCACGGCTTCTCCTCCGACTTCGCCCGCACCCTCCGCGACCGCGGCATCGAAGCCTGGGCCATCAACCAGGACAACCAACTCGAGATGCCACTCGCCGTCTCCGCCCCAATTACCAACTACGAACTACAAACTCCCTCCGATTCCCCTTCGATCCCTTCGCCCGACCTTCGCGAGACAACTCCTTCCGACATTCCCTCCGACCTACCCACTACTCGCTACCCGCTACTCGCTACTTCTCCTTCCGACCTCACCTCCTTCGCGACAACCGCCGACCGCATCCGCGCCATCCCCTCCAAACTCGAAAAAATTGCCCTCCTCCGCGACTACCTCGTCTCGCTCCCATCCGAAGAAGATGCCGCCCTCGCCGCCGTCTTCTTCACCGGCCGCCCCTTCCCCCAATCCGATCCGCGCACACTTAACATCGGCTGGTCCCTCCTTCGCCGCGCCATCCTCGAAGTCACCCGCCTTAACGTCGCCGACTTCAAGCAAACGTATCTGCGCTACAGCGACAGCGGCGACACCGCCGAAGCCCTGCTCACCGGCCGCACCACACCCGAGCCATTCACTCTCTCCGAAACCGCCGACTTCTTCGCCGCCCTCGCCGCCGCCCGCGGCCCCGCCGCCAAGCTCGACCTCTTCCAAACCCGTCTCGCCCGCCTCACGCCCGCCGCCGCGAAATACCTCATCAAGATCATCACCACCGATCTCCGCATCGGCCTCAAAGAAGGCCTCGTCGAAGAAGCCATCGCCGCCGCCACGAGCCGCCCTCTCGAATCCGTCCGAGAAGCCAACATGCTCAGCGGCGACCTCGCTCAAGTCGTCCGCGCCGCCCGCCGAGACGAACTCGCCAGCATCTCGCTCCGCATCTTCCACCCGCTCCAGTTCATGCTCGCGAGCCCCGAGCCCACAGCCGAAGCGATCCTCGAACGCCTCACCCCACCCGTCTGGCTCGAAGAAAAATACGACGGCATCCGCTGCCAGCTCCACAAACAAGGCCCGTGCGTCGAACTCTTTTCCCGCGACCTCCACAACATCACCGCCCAATTCCCCGACCTCGCCCGCGCCGCCGCCTCGCTCCCCGCCGACGTCATCCTCGACGGCGAGTTGCTCGCCTGGCGCGACGGCCGCGCCCTCCCCTTCGCCGAACTCCAAAAACGCCTCGGTCGCAAAGGCGGCGACGACTTCTTCCTAGGCCAAGAGATTCCCATTTCCTTCTCCACCTACGACCTCCTCTGGCTGAACGGAAATTCACTCCTAAAATCCCCTCTCCAAGACCGCCGTACCGCCCTCGAATCCATTCTTAATTCATCATTCCTAATTCATAATTCCGCCCTCTACCTTGCCCCGGTCAAACCAGCCCAAACGGCGGGCGAAATCGACGCCGCCTTCCTCGCCTCCCGCCAGCGCGGCAACGAAGGCCTCATGGCCAAAGATCCACAAAGCCCCTACACGCCCGGCCGTCGTGGACTCGCCTGGCTCAAACTCAAAAAAGCCTACGCCACGCTCGACGTCGTCGTGACCGGCGTCGAGTACGGCCACGGCAAACGACGCGGCGTCCTCAGCGATTACACATTCGCCATCCGCGACGACGCCACCGGCGCCCTCCTCACCGTCGGCAAAGCCTACTCCGGTCTCACCGATGCCGAGATCGCCCAATACACCGAACACTTCCTCGCCAACACCCTCGAAGAACACGGTCGCTTCCGCACCGTCACGCCCGACGTCATACTCGAAGTCGCTTTCGACTCCATTCAGGAAAGCAAACGCCACCCCAGCGGCTACGCCCTCCGCTTCCCGAGAATCGCCCGCATCCGCACCGACAAGACCCTCGCCGACATCGACACCCTCGAAACCTGCCGCCGCCTCGCCGGCCCCAACGCGTTCGCCCCAACCAAAACCGTTTGA
- a CDS encoding DUF3108 domain-containing protein — translation MKLLPAFLLSLTTLVCSAALRAAPISFGDGERFNFRVSWGLFSEAAEITIAARAEQSAGLSQIRVTTTTATRGMIRKLYSFDGRAESVFDSTDGRMLAAVASTSTKKKKTHAMAVFDYTAANVRYEDYLRPHRSLNIPLPAGQPMDLITSLIESRAWNLKVGDRRPTTVMFDDEFYDLTLVAEKIERVETPTGTYDTLVIVPLMEKDPKGMFKRGGTVRVWISQDEKHLPVKLEVSLKYGTGTAWLTDYRPPFTPVALRQP, via the coding sequence ATGAAACTCCTGCCCGCTTTTCTCCTCTCACTCACCACCCTCGTCTGTTCCGCCGCCCTCCGCGCCGCTCCCATTTCTTTCGGCGACGGTGAACGATTCAACTTCCGCGTCAGCTGGGGCCTCTTCAGCGAAGCCGCCGAGATCACCATCGCCGCCCGCGCCGAACAATCCGCCGGTCTCTCCCAGATCCGCGTCACCACCACCACCGCCACGCGCGGGATGATCCGCAAACTCTACTCCTTCGACGGACGCGCCGAATCCGTCTTCGACAGCACCGACGGCCGCATGCTCGCCGCAGTCGCCAGCACCTCCACCAAAAAGAAAAAGACCCACGCGATGGCCGTCTTCGACTACACCGCCGCCAACGTCCGCTACGAAGATTATCTCCGTCCACACCGCTCCCTCAACATCCCGCTGCCCGCCGGCCAGCCGATGGACCTCATCACGAGCCTCATCGAATCGCGCGCCTGGAATCTCAAAGTCGGCGACCGCCGCCCCACCACCGTGATGTTCGACGACGAGTTCTACGACCTCACCCTCGTCGCCGAAAAAATCGAGCGCGTCGAAACCCCCACCGGCACCTACGACACCCTCGTGATCGTCCCCCTCATGGAGAAAGACCCCAAAGGCATGTTCAAACGCGGCGGCACCGTCCGCGTCTGGATCTCCCAGGACGAAAAACACCTCCCCGTAAAACTCGAAGTCTCCCTCAAATACGGCACCGGCACCGCCTGGCTCACCGACTACCGCCCACCCTTCACGCCAGTCGCCCTCCGCCAACCCTGA
- a CDS encoding DEAD/DEAH box helicase codes for MFTRVEKPALTEPRLFSALHPELATWFANKFTHFSPGQLTTVPEILAGHSALLCSPTGTGKTLAAFLGVFDYLAKAHDRKELPAGLVAIYVSPLRALTYDLQKNLQSPLDELGWKHIRVASRSGDTTPKERAAQRRKPPHILVTTPESLTLLLSQPTWIAAFKTVRFLIIDELHALAENKRGSLLMASAERLEDVIATAHRSPTPSTPVSGSSSAFTLPSSPFTLQRIGLSATVAPLETVAEFLVGTDRPCRIIDIAPFKRAHIELFSPLRKNPYPPAGWGGARLHKELCTLLLQKRTTLIFTNTRSGAESIGLRLKQLLPDLAPQIEVHHASLDRAVRLEVEDRLKRGELRAVVCSTSLELGIDIGSIDTVVMVSAPKGVSRALQRIGRSGHSMKQTSHGVLFATNINDLVECTVTAQMMERRELEPVRLHADPLDVLAQHLVGLAIFSSVTPDEAFALLRRAQPFKELTREKFDRVLRYLEGGGVSLERNYRDVFGKIRLVDGQLTIPSPRTARDFYQNVGTIAASPMIQVRLGRRNLGQVEEMFMKGLRPGDTFVLNGRTVRLIETRLLTAKVAEAKNSLPTVPRWNANKMPLTSGIALEVARFRTELASRLPAPPANSPTSINLHASLAANVGRIESATDWLATGYSLSRANSEAIVRHFLLQSQISRVPTTGFFLIERYEERGLLHYFVHSLIGRSPNDALSRIIVWRVNQIVGGNARVTIDDYGFLLTVAPFQAIDLPTWKKLFVREGAEEALRSALSEADLVKWQFRGVAQTGLMVPRRVHGQERGARSLQWSAEIIFDVLRRHEPDHPLLEEAYAEATLRFLDTPRALQFLDDVHNVPWELVPTDRVSPFSFGIFVSKIKETMTLEDPETTIERLYHDRYGADLANVPSANDQ; via the coding sequence ATGTTCACCCGCGTAGAAAAACCCGCCCTCACCGAGCCGCGCCTCTTCTCCGCCCTCCACCCCGAACTCGCCACCTGGTTCGCCAACAAATTCACCCACTTCTCCCCCGGCCAGCTCACCACCGTCCCCGAAATCCTCGCCGGCCACTCCGCCCTTCTCTGCTCGCCCACCGGTACCGGCAAAACCCTCGCCGCCTTCCTCGGCGTCTTCGATTACCTCGCCAAAGCTCACGACCGCAAAGAACTCCCCGCCGGACTAGTCGCCATCTACGTCTCGCCTCTCCGCGCGCTCACGTACGACCTCCAAAAAAATCTCCAAAGCCCGCTCGACGAACTCGGCTGGAAACACATCCGCGTCGCTTCCCGCAGCGGGGACACCACGCCCAAAGAGCGCGCCGCCCAACGCCGCAAGCCCCCGCACATCCTCGTCACCACGCCCGAAAGTCTGACGCTTCTCCTCAGCCAGCCGACCTGGATCGCCGCCTTCAAAACCGTCCGCTTCCTCATCATCGACGAACTCCACGCCCTCGCCGAAAACAAACGCGGCTCCCTCCTCATGGCCTCCGCCGAGCGCCTAGAAGACGTCATCGCAACCGCGCACCGTTCTCCGACGCCCTCCACCCCGGTTTCCGGCTCATCCTCCGCTTTCACTCTTCCCTCTTCACCCTTCACTCTTCAACGCATCGGCCTCTCCGCCACCGTCGCCCCACTGGAAACGGTCGCCGAATTCCTCGTCGGCACCGACCGCCCCTGCCGCATCATCGACATCGCCCCCTTCAAACGCGCCCACATCGAGCTCTTCTCCCCGCTCCGCAAAAATCCCTACCCACCCGCCGGCTGGGGCGGCGCCCGTCTCCACAAAGAACTCTGCACGCTGCTCCTCCAGAAACGCACCACGCTCATCTTCACCAACACCCGCAGCGGAGCCGAAAGCATCGGCCTCCGCCTGAAACAACTCCTCCCTGACCTCGCTCCGCAGATCGAAGTCCACCACGCCTCGCTCGACCGTGCCGTCCGCCTCGAAGTCGAAGACCGACTCAAACGCGGCGAACTCCGCGCCGTGGTCTGCTCCACCAGTCTCGAACTCGGCATCGATATCGGTTCCATCGATACAGTCGTCATGGTCTCCGCGCCCAAAGGCGTCTCCCGCGCCCTCCAACGCATCGGCCGCTCCGGCCACTCGATGAAGCAGACCAGCCACGGTGTCCTCTTCGCGACCAACATCAACGACCTCGTCGAGTGCACCGTCACCGCGCAGATGATGGAGCGCCGCGAACTCGAACCCGTCCGCCTCCACGCCGATCCGCTCGATGTCCTCGCCCAACATCTCGTCGGCCTCGCCATCTTCAGCTCCGTCACGCCCGACGAAGCCTTCGCCCTTCTCCGCCGCGCCCAGCCCTTCAAGGAACTCACCCGCGAAAAGTTCGACCGCGTTCTCCGCTACCTCGAAGGCGGCGGCGTGTCACTGGAACGCAACTACCGCGACGTCTTCGGCAAGATCCGCCTTGTCGACGGGCAACTCACGATCCCGTCGCCGCGCACCGCCCGCGACTTCTACCAAAACGTCGGCACCATCGCCGCCTCACCGATGATCCAGGTCCGCCTCGGCCGCCGCAATTTAGGCCAGGTCGAGGAAATGTTCATGAAGGGCCTTCGCCCCGGAGACACTTTCGTCCTCAACGGCCGCACCGTCCGCCTCATCGAGACGCGTCTCCTCACCGCGAAAGTCGCCGAAGCTAAAAACTCCCTCCCGACCGTCCCCCGTTGGAACGCCAACAAAATGCCCCTCACCAGCGGCATCGCTCTCGAAGTCGCCCGCTTCCGCACCGAACTCGCTTCCCGCCTGCCCGCGCCCCCCGCGAATTCCCCCACGTCGATCAATCTCCACGCGTCACTCGCCGCCAACGTTGGCCGGATCGAGTCCGCCACCGACTGGCTTGCCACCGGCTACTCACTCTCCCGCGCGAACTCCGAAGCCATCGTCCGCCACTTCCTTCTTCAGTCCCAAATTTCCCGCGTCCCCACTACCGGCTTCTTCCTCATCGAGCGCTACGAAGAACGCGGCCTCCTGCACTATTTCGTTCACTCCCTCATAGGTCGTTCGCCCAACGACGCGCTCTCCCGCATCATCGTCTGGCGCGTCAACCAGATCGTCGGCGGCAACGCCCGCGTCACCATCGATGACTACGGCTTTCTTCTCACCGTCGCACCTTTCCAAGCCATCGATCTGCCCACCTGGAAAAAACTCTTCGTGCGCGAGGGCGCCGAGGAAGCCCTTCGCTCCGCCCTCTCCGAAGCCGACCTCGTCAAATGGCAATTCCGCGGCGTCGCTCAAACCGGCCTCATGGTCCCACGCCGCGTCCACGGCCAGGAACGCGGCGCCCGCTCACTCCAGTGGAGCGCCGAGATCATCTTCGACGTCCTCCGCCGCCACGAGCCCGATCACCCGCTCCTTGAAGAAGCCTACGCCGAAGCCACGCTCCGCTTCCTCGATACACCCCGCGCCCTCCAATTCCTCGACGACGTCCACAACGTCCCGTGGGAACTCGTCCCCACCGACCGCGTCAGCCCGTTTTCCTTTGGCATCTTCGTCAGTAAAATCAAAGAGACCATGACCCTCGAAGACCCCGAAACCACCATCGAGCGCCTCTACCACGACAGGTACGGCGCCGACCTCGCAAACGTCCCGTCCGCGAATGACCAATGA
- a CDS encoding MFS transporter — protein MSTNATTAPISLLRQNLRRCTYDGLAAMPAVFLLTPGNFVAAALLTGLYQLPPSTYGIIVSMPFWCNFLQLGLTPLLSKIRPQRLACFSAAAQTALLAVLGAVMFWLPVNDPGRSAPWFMALFALLGVTAALAGVGWTSWIQEWVPGRVRGKYFGIRNQVIQVATAVFLIAVGTLLRRNNSSVLAFQLVIFGAVALRALSAWYQAIMRTPELSAATQEAKRPWRDQLAELRHSSSLLWFVAFGAVWGFAANCIGPFYAVFMYRHLGLTVEALSWLTILTSIGGILSYPAWGALAHRFGNKPVIFFGMVTWQVQNFLWCFLHPDNAWLLWPMWIFGGVMSAGVLLGIFNILLKLIPATAKTAAISLNLAIASLVTAVAPMLGGRILETFLSAGHDPMTVYHRLFLLQPVLAIAACLFLLSRVREPQSGELTTVFGAMRNIRTLGSIFGLTYVVNFIFVQNPKDKKS, from the coding sequence GTGAGCACCAACGCAACGACCGCCCCTATTTCTCTCCTTCGCCAAAACCTGCGTCGCTGCACCTACGACGGCCTCGCCGCCATGCCTGCGGTCTTCCTGCTCACTCCGGGAAACTTCGTCGCTGCGGCACTCCTCACCGGCCTTTATCAGCTTCCTCCGAGCACCTACGGCATCATCGTTTCAATGCCCTTCTGGTGCAATTTTCTCCAGCTCGGCCTCACCCCTCTCCTCTCCAAAATCCGTCCGCAACGCCTCGCCTGCTTCAGCGCCGCCGCACAAACAGCCCTCCTCGCCGTCCTCGGAGCCGTCATGTTCTGGCTGCCCGTCAACGACCCCGGCCGCAGCGCGCCCTGGTTCATGGCGCTCTTCGCCTTGCTCGGCGTCACCGCGGCCCTCGCCGGCGTGGGCTGGACTTCTTGGATACAAGAATGGGTTCCCGGCCGCGTGCGCGGAAAATACTTCGGCATCCGCAATCAGGTCATCCAGGTCGCCACCGCCGTCTTCCTCATCGCGGTCGGCACACTCCTGCGGCGCAACAACAGCTCCGTCCTCGCCTTCCAACTCGTGATTTTCGGAGCCGTCGCCCTCCGCGCGCTCTCTGCGTGGTATCAGGCGATCATGCGCACGCCGGAACTTTCCGCCGCCACCCAGGAAGCAAAACGCCCGTGGCGCGACCAACTCGCCGAGCTCCGTCACTCGTCATCCCTGCTCTGGTTCGTCGCCTTCGGTGCCGTCTGGGGCTTCGCCGCCAACTGCATCGGTCCCTTCTACGCTGTCTTCATGTATCGACATCTTGGGCTCACCGTAGAAGCCCTCAGCTGGCTCACCATCCTCACGAGTATCGGCGGCATCCTTTCCTATCCGGCGTGGGGCGCGCTCGCCCACCGCTTTGGCAACAAACCCGTCATCTTCTTCGGCATGGTCACCTGGCAGGTTCAAAACTTCCTCTGGTGCTTTCTCCACCCCGACAACGCCTGGCTGCTCTGGCCCATGTGGATCTTCGGTGGCGTCATGAGTGCCGGCGTGTTGCTCGGCATCTTTAACATCCTCCTCAAACTCATCCCCGCCACCGCCAAGACAGCCGCCATCAGCCTCAACCTCGCCATCGCCTCCCTCGTCACCGCCGTCGCCCCGATGCTCGGCGGTCGCATCCTCGAAACATTTCTCTCCGCCGGTCACGATCCTATGACCGTCTACCACCGCCTCTTCCTCCTTCAGCCCGTTCTCGCCATCGCCGCCTGCCTCTTCCTCCTCTCCCGCGTCCGCGAACCGCAATCCGGCGAGCTGACCACCGTCTTCGGTGCCATGCGCAACATCCGCACCCTCGGCTCCATCTTCGGCCTCACCTACGTCGTGAACTTCATCTTCGTTCAGAACCCCAAGGACAAAAAATCATGA